One Amaranthus tricolor cultivar Red isolate AtriRed21 chromosome 1, ASM2621246v1, whole genome shotgun sequence DNA window includes the following coding sequences:
- the LOC130821477 gene encoding uncharacterized protein LOC130821477 isoform X2 translates to MSIVVTTVKRTKIVRFERMAEDAPPLDNDFETEDAPPMDAPTTSKKRKGRGPTKNLKVTEPMHLEYNALGQPCGKWRRQYGKQVGLCIRKISILHAWNEVPEGLKNSLWNDTVNLFHIESDEDKKNVFLSAVAERFRDFKSKLVTGWITKTRARTTKKVKTGNEGGEQAPSKMPYEIWGHISKRDWEAFVAKRTTPIEVEKRGKASNSASKRKFYHRLGQKTYDEVRKEWVDAGLYPNQSSSTPSSTTTSASVHTLAGDRVRDWYCGLHSRDASGKFTINDPGTKKVADAVMGWKEKEPTGEFIPKGNVDALHMVLGKDHSGRVVGKGGVRVGLQKAFGKECVATQSRTALREEAATLRAEITKDVLAKLATVLQKMGTPIVDLANLIVEDQGSQHGDSNALVEPTPESITPVAPQLFTNTPVAQNPEPTPVPVLQEATPCSLLLPQLGVASDGDLTEVAYGMTQPNKEGQTVHSVPVTSGHISVAVETIVKGFEDFSLPIPMPAWSLEKLSNALGSFVTWPYAWVRFTNM, encoded by the exons atgagcatcgtagttacgacagtgaagaggaccaaaattgtgagattcgagcgtatggctgaagacgctccacctctagacaatgattttgagactgaagacgccccaccaatggatgctcccactaccagtaagaaaagaaaagggcgaggtcctacgaaaaacctcaaagtcacggaaccaatgcatttggaatacaatgcattgggtcaaccctgcggaaaatggcgtaggcaatatggaaaacaagtgggcctatgtatccgcaagatttccatattgcacgcatggaacgaggttccagagggtttgaaaaactctctatggaatgatactgtg aatcttttccacatcgagagcgatgaggacaagaagaatgtatttctttcagctgttgctgaaagattcagagatttcaaatccaagctagtaactggctggattacgaagacccgtgcccgtacgaccaaaaaggtcaaaacgggaaacgaaggtggagagcaagcaccttcgaagatgccctacgaaatatggggtcacatatcgaagagggattgggaggcctttgttgccaaaagaacaactcccatagaagtt gaaaagcgtggtaaagcttcaaattctgcaagcaaaaggaagttttaccatcgcttaggccagaaaacgtacgatgaggtccgaaaagagtgggtggatgcgggtttataccccaatcaaagttcatccacaccctcatctacgactacctccgcatccgtacatactcttgctggagatcgggtgcgtgattggtattgcgggcttcattcccgagatgcaagtggtaaatttaccattaatgatccgggaacgaagaaggttgctgatgctgtg atgggctggaaggaaaaagaacctacgggggagttcatcccaaaaggcaatgttgacgcattgcatatggtcttagggaaagaccacagtgggcgggtagtcggaaaaggaggcgtccgcgtggggttacagaaggcattcggcaaagagtgtgttgctactcaatcccgaacagcactgcgggaagaagcagcaaccctccgagcggagattacgaaggacgttctcgcgaagttggccaccgtgttgcaaaagatgggtacacccattgtggacttggcaaacctgattgtcgaggatcagggaagtcaacatggggattctaacgctttggtcgagccaacacccgagtccattacccccgtagcaccccagctctttactaatacccccgttgctcaaaatccggagccaactccggtgccagtgctacag gaggcgactccttgttctcttttgctacctcagttaggtgttgctagtgatggcgacttaactgaggttgcatatggtatgacacagccaaataaagagggccaaacagtgcattcagtgcctgttacaagtggccacatcagtgtggccgtggagactattgtaaaggggtttgaagatttctcactcccaattccaatgccagcatggagccttgagaaactatcaaacgccctaggtagtttcgtcacatggccatatgcttgggtccgattcactaacatg taa
- the LOC130821477 gene encoding uncharacterized protein LOC130821477 isoform X1 → MESTWIPKCKHVFMHHRKFLPRDHQYRKKKKLFNGEVEDRVARRPLTGYEVYEQVKGVETVFGKTGQVQGGEGRLWKKESIFWNLPYWRDLQVRHCLDVMHIEKNVCDAILGTLMNIPGKTKDVRAVRDWFECKGLRPELWAHVKVSKKRNRADDEVGGSKKKMLNDKVYLPPACYTLSKAEKRTFCECLYGIKVPSGYSSNMKRFVSLNGELKLGSMKSHDCHVMMQVFLPIAIRGILPKHVRYAITKLCSYFNTICSKVLDPFKLDALQLDVIVTLCKFEMYFPPSFFDIMVHLIVHLVREIKLLGPVFLRWCYPFERHMGVLQNKVRNPAQPEGSMIQGTVSDEISNFIAEYLAMAKPIGLPTSRHEGRLEGKGTIGSKSVTPPRESLLQAHLYVLHHIPEVHPFLSEHFDILRAKHPSKGDRALMQLHNKTFINWFHNRVICEELKGVSEIVKWLAFGHCDDVNKYEGYDVNGFTFWTEGQDKKSSYLQNSGVSILASSTFYASAKDQAPVDAKLVYYGRVHEIWELDYSTFNIGLFKCKWVDNNRRCIKNDDPCGFTLVDLARLRDSEESFILATQAKQVFYIVDLSDKKWSIVVPGKRSILGIGDVEDEEEYEAFEDSPPFINPISVDQDDVDDVDVGYMRVDHTEGIHLN, encoded by the coding sequence atggaatccacgtggattcctaagtgcaaacacgtattcatgcaccatcgaaagttcctcccacgagaccaccaatatcgtaagaagaagaagttgttcaatggggaggttgaggaccgtgtagctcgtcgaccgttgaccggttatgaggtttatgaacaagttaagggagttgagactgtatttggtaaaacggggcaagtgcaaggaggtgaaggccgattatggaaaaaagaatcaatcttttggaaccttccatattggagagatctacaggttaggcattgtcttgacgttatgcatatagagaaaaatgtatgcgatgccatactcgggactctcatgaacattccgggtaagacaaaagatgttagggccgtgcgagattggtttgaatgtaagggtcttcgtccggagttgtgggcacatgttaaggtgagtaagaaaagaaatagagctgatgatgaagttggtggcagtaagaagaagatgcttaatgacaaagtttatttgcctccagcttgctacacattgtccaaagcagagaagcggacattttgtgagtgtttgtatggcattaaggttccgtctgggtactcatccaacatgaagagatttgttagcctaaatggtgagctgaagttgggaagcatgaaatctcacgattgccatgtaatgatgcaagtgttcttaccaattgcaatccgtggaatactgccaaaacatgtgagatatgctattaccaagCTATGTTcgtacttcaacacaatttgtagtaaagttcttgatccctttaaacttgatgcacttcaactcgacgtgattgtaactttatgcaagtttgagatgtattttccaccttctttctttgacataatggttcatcttattgtccatctcgttcgtgagatcaaacttttgggtccagtttttttaaggtggtgttatccttttgaaagacacatgggtgttttacaaaacaaggtgaggaatccagcacaacccgaggggagtatgattcaaggcactgtgagcgatgagattagtaactttatagccgagtatttggccatggcaaagcctattggacttcctacctctagacatgaaggaaggcttgagggaaaaggaacaattggctccaaatcggtcacacctcctcgagaaagccttctacaagcacacttgtatgtgttgcatcatattccggaagttcatccttttttgagtgagcattttgatatattgcgcgcaaaacatccttctaaaggggatagggcattgatgcagttgcataacaagacgtttattaattggtttcataatcgagtaatatgcgaagaactcaagggtgtatccgaaattgttaagtggttagcttttggtcattgtgatgatgtcaacaaatatgagggttacgatgtcaatggcttcacattttggactgagggtcaagacaagaagtcatcgtatctacagaatagtggggtttctattttggcgtcatctacattttacgcgagtgcgaaggatcaagcgccggttgatgctaaattggtatactacgggcgggtacatgaaatatgggagcttgactactctactttcaatattggtcttttcaaatgtaagtgggtagataataatcgacgatgcataaaaaatgacgacccttgtggattcactcttgtagacttagctcgtttgcgtgatagtgaggagtcattcatactagccacacaagccaagcaagtattctacattgtagacctgtctgataaaaaatggtctattgttgtaccgggaaaaagaagcattcttggtataggtgatgttgaggatgaggaagaatatgaagcttttgaagactcccctccctttatcaatccaatatcagtggatcaagatgatgtagatgatgtagatgttggttatatgcgtgtagatcacacggaaggaatacatttgaattaa
- the LOC130814722 gene encoding RING-H2 finger protein ATL80-like, producing the protein MPDSLRILSAVNSSVTADNGGLTSTQSDYVIILAALFCALICSIGLIMAARCVCLHHPLNLFTTGSALQTSAPSPPGLSKKTLQLLPTTKYIFEASGSNKQTECAICLTDFGDGDMMRILPRCNHAFHVTCIDTWLGSHSSCPSCRQLVLVVGQCCHCGGFSTHRGFHGTPSEVRVREIDMMCRQDNVRAFLP; encoded by the coding sequence ATGCCTGATAGTCTTAGAATTCTTTCGGCTGTTAACTCATCAGTGACTGCCGATAATGGAGGACTAACATCAACCCAATCAGATTATGTCATCATCCTGGCTGCGCTCTTTTGTGCTCTTATCTGTTCAATCGGTCTCATTATGGCAGCTCGTTGTGTTTGTCTCCACCACCCTCTCAATCTTTTCACGACAGGCTCAGCCCTTCAGACCTCAGCACCCTCTCCACCAGGTCTTAGCAAGAAGACCCTCCAACTACTGCCAACAACCAAGTACATTTTTGAAGCAAGTGGTAGTAACAAACAGACTGAATGTGCCATCTGTTTGACGGATTTTGGTGATGGAGATATGATGAGAATTCTTCCGCGATGTAACCATGCATTTCATGTAACATGCATTGACACTTGGCTTGGCTCCCACTCATCATGTCCATCTTGTAGACAGTTAGTTCTGGTAGTTGGTCAATGTTGTCACTGTGGTGGATTCTCGACTCATCGAGGCTTCCATGGCACTCCTTCTGAGGTACGTGTGAGAGAGATTGATATGATGTGCCGACAAGACAATGTGCGTGCATTTCTACCTTAG
- the LOC130814694 gene encoding glutamate receptor 3.2-like, translating to MKLVHIVPWLGILHIMMLFEGTSGLDNINLGAIFTLGTINGKVSKVALEAAVDDINSDPRILKGYNLSLQIHDSNYNGFLSIMGALQFMETDTVAIIGPQTSIMAHVLSHLANELHVPMLSFTALDPTLSPIQYPYFFQTAPNDQFQMASIADMVSYFRWTQVIAIFTDEEQSRNGITALGDKLTEKRAKISYKAVLPPDIRGNESVVKQELEKVKLMESRVLVVHTLSTYGPIIFKLAEQLGMIGDGYVWIATAWLPSILDFNQSLDTYQMTQGVITLRHHTPDSSRKRAFISRWPKLSKGAFGLNVYGLYAYDTAWLIAHAIDAYLRQGNNISFSNDPVLSSIGGGSMNLSALSVFDGGTELLKRILETNMTGLTGPIWYDSDRNFIDPSFDVINIVGTQMRRIGYWSNYSGLSVIEPEILRKRPQNRASASQKLNNVIWPGGTKNTPRGWAFPRDGRKLKIGVPHRASFLQFVYQDNQTHAIRGYCIDVFEAAVKLLPYAVPYEFILFGDGRKNPNYAELVRRITTGEFDAVVGEIAIVTNRTMIVDFTQPYADSGLVVVAPVKKMSSSAWAFLRPFTPLMWAVTAVFFLIVGAVIWILEHRLNDEFRGPPRKQIMTILWFSFSTLFFAHRENTVSTLGRVVLVIWLFVVLIIQSSYTASLTSFLTVQQLTSSIKGIDSLITGNQQIGFQIGSYAENYLNEELNIPKSRLKPLESAEDYANALSTGRVAAVVDEQPYIDLFLSNYCQFAIAGQEFTKSGWGFAFKRDSPLALDMSTALLLLSENGSLQNITDHWLNKKKSCRSNQSVNDSEQLKLDNFIGLFLICGVACLLALIIYFGMMLYKFHQHLPEQSEPSSQSNSRSVRLKTFLSFADRKEDLSQRRLKRKRMSASMPGYGSDHMVEVESGGKSSKTDEFMSYRENSQDHWNR from the exons ATGAAGCTGGTTCATATTGTGCCATGGTTGGGAATTCTTCATATCATGATGCTCTTTGAAGGCACATCTGGGTTGGATAATATAAACCTTGGTGCTATCTTTACTCTTGGCACCATAAATGGCAAGGTTTCGAAGGTTGCGTTGGAAGCTGCTGTCGATGACATAAATTCCGATCCTAGGATACTTAAGGGTTATAACCTGTCTCTCCAAATTCATGATTCCAATTACAATGGATTCCTCAGCATCATGGGAG CATTGCAGTTTATGGAGACAGATACTGTTGCTATTATAGGCCCTCAGACATCCATCATGGCTCATGTACTTTCTCACCTAGCAAATGAACTCCATGTTCCAATGTTGTCATTCACCGCGCTTGATCCTACATTATCACCGATCCAATACCCTTACTTTTTCCAAACAGCCCCTAATGATCAGTTTCAGATGGCTTCCATTGCAGATATGGTAAGCTACTTTCGTTGGACCCAAGTCATAGCTATCTTCACTGATGAGGAACAGAGTCGTAATGGGATCACTGCATTGGGGGACAAGCTAACCGAGAAGCGTGCCAAGATCTCTTACAAGGCTGTGCTTCCCCCTGATATAAGAGGAAATGAGAGTGTAGTGAAACAGGAATTAGAAAAGGTGAAATTGATGGAATCTAGGGTGCTTGTTGTGCATACTTTGTCGACTTATGGGCCAATAATTTTTAAGCTTGCTGAGCAGCTTGGCATGATTGGTGACGGGTATGTTTGGATAGCTACTGCATGGTTGCCCTCCATCTTAGATTTTAACCAAAGTTTAGATACCTATCAAATGACCCAGGGGGTAATCACTCTTCGGCACCATACTCCTGACTCATCAAGAAAAAGGGCATTCATCTCAAGGTGGCCTAAATTGAGCAAAGGCGCATTTGGGTTAAATGTATATGGGTTGTATGCCTATGACACCGCTTGGCTGATCGCTCATGCAATTGATGCATATCTACGTCAAGGCAACAATATTTCCTTTTCAAATGATCCGGTTTTATCTTCTATTGGAGGAGGAAGTATGAATTTAAGTGCTTTGAGCGTCTTTGACGGAGGAACTGAGTTGCTTAAGAGAATACTGGAAACCAATATGACTGGTCTGACGGGCCCAATCTGGTACGATTCAGACAGAAATTTTATAGACCCTTCTTTTGATGTCATCAATATTGTTGGTACCCAAATGAGGCGAATTGGATACTGGTCAAACTACTCTGGCTTATCTGTTATAGAACCAGAGATTCTTCGTAAAAGACCTCAGAATCGTGCAAGTGCAAGCCAGAAGCTAAACAATGTTATATGGCCTGGAGGAACAAAGAACACACCTCGTGGATGGGCATTCCCACGTGATGgaagaaaattgaaaatcgGGGTTCCTCATAGGGCGAGCTTTCTTCAATTTGTTTATCAAGACAATCAAACTCATGCTATTCGTGGGTATTGCATTGATGTTTTCGAAGCTGCTGTAAAGTTGCTTCCTTATGCAGTTCCATATGAATTCATATTATTTGGAGACGGGCGTAAAAATCCCAACTATGCGGAACTTGTAAGAAGGATCACTACGGGT GAATTCGATGCTGTGGTCGGGGAGATAGCAATTGTGACCAACCGAACGATGATTGTAGACTTCACACAGCCATATGCAGATTCAGGACTAGTAGTAGTTGCCCCTGTTAAAAAGATGAGCTCTAGTGCTTGGGCATTCTTGAGGCCTTTTACACCCCTCATGTGGGCTGTTACAGCTGTATTTTTTCTCATAGTGGGCGCAGTTATTTGGATCCTAGAACATAGATTAAATGACGAATTTCGCGGGCCTCCCAGAAAACAGATTATGACAATTCTATG GTTCAGTTTCTCAACCCTATTTTTTGCACATA GAGAAAATACCGTGAGCACTCTTGGTCGGGTGGTTCTCGTCATATGGCTGTTTGTCGTTCTGATCATTCAGTCGAGCTATACAGCTAGTTTGACATCTTTTCTGACTGTCCAACAGCTAACATCTTCAATCAAAGGAATTGACTCTTTGATTACTGGAAATCAGCAAATAGGATTCCAAATAGGCTCATATGCAGAAAACTATCTCAACGAAGAACTTAACATTCCCAAATCAAGGCTCAAGCCTCTTGAATCTGCGGAAGACTATGCCAATGCTCTTAGTACAGGAAGAGTAGCTGCGGTGGTCGATGAACAGCCATATATCGACCTTTTTCTTTCGAACTACTGTCAGTTTGCAATTGCGGGTCAGGAATTCACTAAAAGTGGCTGGGGGTTT GCATTTAAGAGAGATTCTCCCTTAGCCCTAGACATGTCAACGGCTCTCCTCCTGCTATCTGAGAATGGCAGCCTACAAAACATAACCGACCATTGGCTCAACAAAAAGAAATCCTGTCGATCAAATCAGTCGGTAAATGACTCCGAACAGCTTAAACTAGACAACTTCATTGGCCTTTTTCTTATATGTGGTGTGGCTTGTCTCCTTGCTCTTATTATATACTTCGGCATGATGCTGTACAAGTTCCACCAACACTTGCCGGAACAGTCAGAACCGTCAAGCCAGAGCAACTCCCGTTCTGTACGCCTTAAGACATTCTTGTCGTTTGCTGATAGGAAAGAAGATTTGTCGCAGAGAAGGCTTAAGAGAAAACGCATGTCTGCGTCGATGCCAGGTTACGGTAGTGATCACATGGTCGAGGTTGAATCTGGTGGGAAATCATCGAAAACTGACGAGTTTATGAGTTATCGAGAGAATAGTCAAGATCATTGGAATCGGTGA